In one Corynebacterium bovis DSM 20582 = CIP 54.80 genomic region, the following are encoded:
- the ilvD gene encoding dihydroxy-acid dehydratase translates to MSDRTRPETTTAPRPTKVHEYRSAVTTQGRNAAGARSLWRATGMTDGDFDKPIIAIANSYTQFVPGHVHLKNVGDIVAETVREAGGVPREFNTIAVDDGIAMGHAGMLYSLPSREIISDSVEYMVNAHAADALVCISNCDKITPGMLNAALRLNIPVVFVSGGPMEAGKAVVVDGVAHAPTDLITSISASASGDVTQQGLLTVEQAACPTCGSCSGMFTANSMNCLTEALGLSLPGNGSTLATHSARRRLFEEAGRVVVDLCTRYYGEGDESVLPRNIATKEAFENAMALDMAMGGSTNTVLHILAAAQEAEIDFTLADIDELSKTVPCLSKVAPNSDYHMEDVHRAGGIPRILGELWRGGKLNTGVHTVHSPTLEDWLSTWDVSAESPSEEAVELYHAAPGGMRTTEPFSTDNRWDELDLDDADGCIRSVANAITLDGGLVILRGNLAEDGAVIKAAGIDESLWEFSGPARVVESQEEAVKVILDRKVQPGEVVVVRYEGPAGGPGMQEMLHPTAFLKGAGLGKKCALITDGRFSGGSSGISVGHISPEAAHGGLIGLVRDGDTITINVHERRLDLEVPEEEIRRRREEMEASERPWTPVTRQRTVTKALRAYAKMATSADKGAVRRVD, encoded by the coding sequence ATGTCAGACCGGACACGCCCCGAGACCACGACGGCCCCCCGCCCCACGAAGGTCCACGAGTACCGCTCGGCGGTCACGACCCAGGGCCGCAACGCCGCCGGCGCGCGGTCCCTGTGGCGCGCCACGGGCATGACCGACGGCGACTTCGACAAGCCGATCATCGCCATCGCGAACTCCTACACCCAGTTCGTCCCCGGCCACGTGCACCTCAAGAACGTCGGTGACATCGTCGCCGAGACCGTCCGCGAGGCCGGGGGCGTGCCGCGCGAGTTCAACACCATCGCCGTCGACGACGGCATCGCCATGGGCCACGCCGGCATGCTGTACTCCCTCCCCAGCCGCGAGATCATCTCCGACTCCGTGGAGTACATGGTCAACGCGCACGCCGCCGACGCCCTCGTGTGCATCTCGAACTGCGACAAGATCACCCCCGGGATGCTCAACGCCGCGCTGCGGCTCAACATCCCGGTCGTGTTCGTCTCCGGCGGTCCGATGGAGGCGGGCAAGGCGGTCGTCGTCGACGGCGTCGCGCACGCCCCGACCGACCTCATCACGTCCATCTCGGCGTCGGCGTCCGGCGACGTCACGCAGCAGGGGCTGCTCACCGTCGAGCAGGCCGCGTGCCCGACGTGCGGCTCGTGCTCCGGCATGTTCACCGCGAACTCCATGAACTGCCTCACCGAGGCGCTCGGCCTGTCCCTGCCCGGCAACGGGTCGACGCTCGCCACGCACAGCGCGCGCCGCCGGCTGTTCGAGGAGGCGGGGCGCGTCGTCGTCGACCTCTGCACCCGCTACTACGGCGAGGGCGACGAGTCCGTCCTCCCCCGGAACATCGCGACGAAGGAGGCCTTCGAGAACGCGATGGCCCTCGACATGGCCATGGGCGGGTCGACGAACACGGTCCTCCACATCCTCGCCGCCGCGCAGGAGGCCGAGATCGACTTCACGCTCGCGGACATCGACGAGCTGTCGAAGACGGTGCCGTGCCTGTCGAAGGTCGCGCCGAACTCCGACTACCACATGGAGGACGTCCACCGCGCCGGCGGGATCCCGCGCATCCTCGGCGAACTGTGGCGCGGGGGCAAGCTCAACACGGGTGTCCACACCGTCCACTCCCCGACCCTCGAGGACTGGCTGTCGACCTGGGACGTCAGCGCCGAGTCCCCGTCCGAGGAGGCCGTGGAGCTCTACCACGCGGCCCCCGGCGGGATGCGCACGACCGAGCCGTTCTCGACCGACAACCGGTGGGACGAGCTCGACCTCGACGACGCCGACGGCTGCATCCGCTCCGTCGCCAACGCCATCACCCTCGACGGCGGCCTCGTCATCCTCCGCGGCAACCTCGCCGAGGACGGGGCGGTCATCAAGGCGGCGGGTATCGACGAGTCGCTGTGGGAGTTCAGCGGCCCCGCGCGCGTCGTCGAGTCCCAGGAGGAGGCCGTGAAGGTCATCCTCGACCGGAAGGTCCAGCCCGGTGAGGTCGTCGTCGTGCGCTACGAGGGCCCCGCCGGCGGCCCGGGCATGCAGGAGATGCTCCACCCGACGGCGTTCCTCAAGGGCGCGGGCCTCGGCAAGAAGTGCGCGCTCATCACCGACGGCCGGTTCTCCGGCGGGTCGTCGGGGATCTCCGTCGGCCACATCTCCCCCGAGGCCGCCCACGGCGGGCTCATCGGCCTCGTCCGGGACGGGGACACGATCACGATCAACGTCCACGAACGCCGCCTGGACCTGGAGGTCCCCGAGGAGGAGATCCGCCGCCGGCGCGAGGAGATGGAGGCCTCCGAGCGGCCGTGGACCCCGGTCACCCGGCAGCGCACCGTGACGAAGGCGCTGCGCGCGTACGCGAAGATGGCGACGAGCGCGGACAAGGGCGCGGTGCGCCGGGTCGACTGA
- the ilvN gene encoding acetolactate synthase small subunit: MADIHTLSVLCEDVDGVLSRISGMFTRRGFSIISLASGRTEVPGINRITIVVEAEDHVIEQITKQLNKLIPVIKVSRHDPDSLVQRGLLLVKVSADNSNRTQVVEAAKLFRAHVVDVGPESLVIESTGTPTKLQALLDVLEPFGIRELVESSVTALSRGPKSMYPSKL; the protein is encoded by the coding sequence ATGGCCGACATCCACACCCTCAGTGTTCTCTGTGAGGACGTCGACGGCGTCCTGTCCCGGATCTCGGGGATGTTCACCCGGCGCGGCTTCAGCATCATCTCCCTCGCCTCCGGGCGGACCGAGGTGCCGGGGATCAACCGCATCACGATCGTCGTCGAGGCGGAGGACCACGTCATCGAGCAGATCACGAAGCAGCTGAACAAGCTCATCCCGGTGATCAAGGTCAGCCGGCACGACCCGGACTCGCTCGTCCAGCGGGGCCTGCTGCTCGTCAAGGTCAGCGCGGACAACTCGAACCGGACGCAGGTCGTCGAGGCGGCGAAGCTCTTCCGGGCGCACGTTGTCGACGTCGGACCGGAGTCGCTCGTCATCGAGTCGACGGGCACGCCGACGAAGCTCCAGGCCCTCCTCGACGTGCTGGAGCCCTTCGGGATCCGCGAGCTCGTCGAGTCGAGCGTCACGGCGCTGAGCCGCGGACCGAAGTCGATGTACCCGTCGAAGCTCTGA
- a CDS encoding mechanosensitive ion channel family protein — protein sequence MDLSYFAFSVWEFLVAHGLPLAALLVIGILVPRAGRLLVRVITSRLDRGEETTKATLALVGALVYIIEAIAYFVLVLLALTNIGVPAMGAAVPATVVSAAIGFGAQNIIGDFLAGFFIITEKQFGVGDYVAFQGGSSPVEGTVVSLTLRATRVRTPSGEVVSVPNSTAAVCVNYSQEWSRAVVNLDIPMVGGESMEDLVHSVRATAEEALAEPDTATEVIGELEVLPATELTPPAAAGMPWTVGFRVLVQVNPAMQWAVERAIRASLVNAFWDRYRAAGTVPGAPNAVLAAPPTRAAAGPGRGDDAATGRAGAPVAAGAGRPATRPVTPPAGGSESGPQSGPAVTSAQAGPTGQAGTSPQAAQSGQSGQSGPAGTAPSPTAGPGTGARGTGGDTPGTDTATDPATADADASTAPPTVTATGTATGTATTARGGDGHADGSDGSGDGSSGTDSDADGTDIVDDVRAHGIWRRDSHTSPLRRCLSFGGRVRPSTTGLVIALIVLGLLGAFSVNPSGGDAGILSPAKYRDHHHSPATTSVAPSTRPSAAPSSAATPAPSGSGSAVPSDAADPSGDRGAPRSADPASPSASRDDRDGSRSSGQGSTDTTGTGRGTDRGDATGGPTPGSTGGTGGGQGQGGQTGDGAGGTGGTGQGAQTGHGGQGADSGQGGQGGQGGQGTDAGRQG from the coding sequence ATGGACCTGTCGTACTTCGCGTTCTCTGTCTGGGAGTTCCTCGTCGCCCACGGGCTCCCCCTGGCGGCACTGCTCGTCATCGGCATTCTCGTCCCCCGCGCGGGCCGTCTCCTCGTCCGCGTCATCACGTCGCGGCTCGACCGCGGCGAGGAGACGACGAAGGCCACGCTCGCCCTCGTCGGCGCGCTGGTGTACATCATCGAGGCGATCGCGTACTTCGTCCTCGTGCTCCTCGCCCTGACGAACATCGGGGTCCCCGCGATGGGCGCCGCCGTCCCCGCGACCGTGGTCTCGGCCGCCATCGGCTTCGGCGCGCAGAACATCATCGGGGACTTCCTCGCGGGCTTCTTCATCATCACGGAGAAGCAGTTCGGTGTCGGGGACTACGTCGCCTTCCAGGGGGGAAGCTCGCCCGTGGAGGGGACCGTCGTGAGTCTCACCCTGCGCGCGACGCGGGTCCGGACCCCCTCCGGCGAGGTCGTCTCCGTCCCGAACAGCACCGCCGCGGTGTGCGTGAACTACTCGCAGGAGTGGTCCCGGGCCGTCGTCAACCTCGACATCCCGATGGTCGGCGGCGAGTCGATGGAGGACCTCGTCCACTCCGTCCGGGCGACCGCCGAGGAGGCCCTCGCGGAGCCGGACACCGCGACCGAGGTCATCGGTGAGCTCGAGGTCCTGCCCGCCACCGAGCTCACCCCGCCCGCGGCGGCGGGGATGCCGTGGACGGTCGGCTTCCGGGTGCTCGTGCAGGTGAACCCTGCGATGCAGTGGGCCGTCGAGCGCGCGATCCGCGCGAGCCTCGTCAACGCGTTCTGGGACCGTTACCGCGCGGCCGGGACGGTGCCGGGGGCACCGAACGCCGTGCTCGCCGCGCCGCCGACCCGGGCCGCCGCGGGGCCGGGGAGGGGGGACGACGCCGCCACCGGGCGGGCCGGCGCCCCGGTGGCCGCGGGCGCGGGACGTCCGGCGACCCGCCCGGTGACCCCTCCGGCGGGCGGGTCGGAGTCCGGGCCGCAGTCCGGGCCGGCGGTCACGTCTGCGCAGGCCGGGCCCACCGGGCAGGCGGGGACGTCCCCGCAGGCCGCGCAGTCCGGGCAGTCCGGGCAGTCCGGGCCGGCGGGGACCGCCCCCTCCCCGACGGCCGGGCCCGGGACCGGGGCGCGCGGCACGGGCGGTGACACCCCGGGCACTGACACCGCCACCGACCCCGCGACGGCTGACGCCGACGCCTCCACCGCACCGCCCACCGTCACCGCGACCGGCACGGCGACCGGCACGGCCACCACCGCCCGCGGCGGCGACGGTCACGCCGACGGGAGTGACGGCAGCGGTGACGGGAGCAGTGGCACCGACAGCGACGCCGACGGCACGGACATCGTCGACGACGTCCGCGCGCACGGCATCTGGCGCCGCGACTCCCACACCTCCCCGCTGCGCCGCTGTCTGAGCTTCGGCGGACGCGTCCGCCCGTCGACGACGGGGCTCGTCATCGCGCTCATCGTCCTCGGTCTCCTCGGGGCCTTCTCCGTCAACCCGTCCGGCGGCGACGCCGGCATCCTCTCCCCGGCGAAGTACCGCGACCACCACCACTCCCCGGCCACGACGTCCGTCGCCCCGTCGACCCGGCCGTCCGCAGCGCCGTCGTCCGCGGCCACCCCGGCACCCTCCGGCTCCGGGTCCGCCGTCCCGTCGGACGCCGCAGACCCCAGCGGCGACCGGGGCGCGCCGCGCTCCGCGGACCCGGCGTCCCCGTCCGCCTCCCGCGACGACCGGGACGGGTCGCGGTCCTCCGGTCAGGGGTCGACGGACACCACCGGGACCGGCCGCGGCACCGACCGCGGTGACGCGACGGGCGGCCCGACGCCCGGGTCCACCGGCGGCACCGGCGGAGGCCAGGGCCAGGGCGGTCAGACCGGCGACGGCGCGGGCGGCACGGGCGGCACCGGCCAGGGCGCGCAGACCGGCCACGGCGGACAGGGGGCCGACAGCGGTCAGGGCGGTCAGGGCGGTCAGGGCGGTCAGGGCACCGACGCCGGCCGCCAGGGCTAG
- a CDS encoding acetolactate synthase large subunit, whose translation MNDTSRSHPSPATVAASARGRRPERVNGATAIVRSLEELGTETVFGLPGGAVLPLYEALYESERLNHVLVRHEQGAGHAATGYAQASGRVGVCIATSGPGATNLVTPIADANMDSVPLVAITGQVGKNLLGSDAFQEADIRGVTMPITKHNFMVTRPEDIPAAIAEAFHVASTGRPGAVLVDIPKDVQQAEMDFEWPPVYNLPGYRPVTTPHSRQIEEAARLISASRRPVVYAGGGIIKAEAHAELLAFAEATGIPVVTTLMALGAFPESHPQHMGMPGMHGSVPAVAALQRSDLIIAVGTRFDDRVTGHVGSFAPDAQVIHADIDPAEIGKIREAQVPIVGDAREVLSALTATLRDLDLPAPELAEWTAYLDRLRTDFPLGYEEPADGSLAPQFVIQTLSEIVGPDAVYCAGVGQHQMWAAQFVRYDKPRTWLNSGGLGTMGYAVPAAMGAKAADPSREVWAIDGDGCFQMTNQELVTCAVEKLPIKVALINNGNLGMVRQWQTLFYDGHYSHTNLKPGERYLPDFLALAEAMGCAAFRVTEKSQVAETIRKAREITDRPVVIDFIVGENAQVWPMVAAGASNNEVQYARDLRPLFDEDNSAGESPAHIHEVTKEGEKN comes from the coding sequence GTGAACGACACCTCCCGCTCACATCCCAGTCCCGCCACTGTCGCGGCCTCCGCGCGCGGTCGGCGCCCGGAGCGCGTCAACGGGGCCACCGCCATCGTCCGGTCCCTCGAGGAGCTCGGGACCGAGACGGTCTTCGGTCTTCCCGGCGGTGCCGTGCTCCCGCTGTACGAGGCCCTCTACGAGTCGGAGCGGCTCAACCACGTCCTCGTCCGTCATGAGCAGGGCGCCGGCCACGCGGCGACGGGGTACGCCCAGGCCAGCGGCCGGGTCGGGGTGTGCATCGCGACCTCGGGCCCGGGGGCGACGAACCTCGTGACCCCCATCGCCGACGCGAACATGGACTCCGTCCCGCTCGTCGCGATCACCGGGCAGGTCGGCAAGAACCTCCTCGGCTCGGACGCCTTCCAGGAGGCGGACATCCGCGGGGTCACCATGCCGATCACCAAGCACAACTTCATGGTCACCCGCCCCGAGGACATCCCCGCCGCCATCGCCGAGGCGTTCCACGTCGCCTCGACGGGCCGCCCGGGCGCTGTCCTCGTCGACATCCCCAAGGACGTCCAGCAGGCGGAGATGGACTTCGAGTGGCCGCCGGTCTACAACCTGCCGGGCTACCGCCCGGTGACGACGCCGCACTCCCGCCAGATCGAGGAGGCCGCGCGGCTGATCTCCGCGTCCCGGCGTCCGGTCGTCTACGCCGGCGGCGGCATCATCAAGGCCGAGGCCCACGCGGAGCTGCTGGCCTTCGCCGAGGCCACGGGCATCCCCGTCGTGACGACGCTCATGGCCCTCGGGGCCTTCCCGGAGTCCCACCCCCAGCACATGGGGATGCCGGGCATGCACGGGTCGGTGCCCGCCGTGGCCGCCCTGCAGCGCTCGGACCTCATCATCGCGGTCGGCACCCGGTTCGACGACCGTGTCACCGGTCACGTCGGCTCCTTCGCCCCGGACGCCCAGGTCATCCACGCGGACATCGACCCCGCGGAGATCGGGAAGATCCGCGAGGCCCAGGTGCCGATCGTCGGTGACGCCCGCGAGGTCCTCTCCGCCCTCACCGCGACGCTGCGGGACCTCGACCTCCCCGCCCCGGAGCTCGCCGAGTGGACCGCGTACCTCGACCGGCTGCGCACCGACTTCCCGCTGGGCTACGAGGAGCCGGCGGACGGCTCCCTCGCCCCGCAGTTCGTCATCCAGACGCTGTCGGAGATCGTCGGCCCGGACGCGGTGTACTGCGCGGGCGTCGGGCAGCACCAGATGTGGGCGGCCCAGTTCGTGCGGTACGATAAGCCGCGGACGTGGCTGAACTCCGGCGGGCTCGGGACGATGGGCTACGCCGTGCCCGCGGCGATGGGGGCGAAGGCCGCCGACCCGTCCCGCGAGGTCTGGGCGATCGACGGCGACGGCTGCTTCCAGATGACCAACCAGGAACTCGTCACCTGCGCCGTCGAGAAGCTGCCGATCAAGGTCGCGCTCATCAACAACGGCAACCTCGGCATGGTCCGGCAGTGGCAGACGCTCTTCTACGACGGCCACTACTCGCACACGAACCTCAAGCCGGGGGAGCGGTACCTCCCCGACTTCCTCGCGCTCGCCGAGGCGATGGGCTGCGCGGCGTTCCGGGTCACCGAGAAGTCGCAGGTCGCCGAGACCATCAGGAAGGCCCGGGAGATCACCGACCGGCCCGTCGTCATCGACTTCATCGTCGGCGAGAACGCGCAGGTGTGGCCGATGGTCGCGGCGGGCGCATCCAACAACGAGGTCCAGTACGCCCGCGACCTGCGGCCGCTGTTCGACGAGGACAACTCCGCCGGGGAGTCCCCGGCGCACATCCACGAGGTCACCAAGGAAGGCGAGAAGAACTAA
- a CDS encoding PH domain-containing protein has protein sequence MSSQDHADTRGHISPASVAPSRAHLLAAFVMFLMCLMFAGFAPAYLFWVPLLPVLFAVWVLRERTTVDDDGIGARYLLRRSASVTWADFRSIRFARNGRGYAVRADGTRFRLPGVSFNSLVTLSEATHGRIPDPVTPGRAEAEGKVQVVNKDGYAVLMDKDEYEEYESRRRLGQAARDELARRAAAGTDRADDPAGTAGADGPERRADDHGPGTDGDAPR, from the coding sequence ATGAGCTCACAGGATCACGCGGACACCCGGGGGCACATCTCCCCTGCGTCGGTCGCCCCGAGCCGGGCACACCTGCTGGCGGCGTTCGTCATGTTCCTCATGTGCCTGATGTTCGCGGGGTTCGCACCGGCCTACCTGTTCTGGGTGCCCCTGCTGCCCGTCCTCTTCGCCGTCTGGGTCCTGCGCGAGCGGACGACGGTCGACGACGACGGCATCGGTGCACGCTACCTGCTCCGGCGCAGCGCGTCGGTGACGTGGGCGGACTTCCGGTCCATCCGGTTCGCCCGGAACGGCCGGGGGTACGCCGTGCGGGCCGACGGCACCCGGTTCCGCCTCCCCGGCGTGAGCTTCAACTCGCTGGTGACCCTCAGTGAGGCGACCCACGGCCGCATCCCCGACCCGGTGACCCCGGGTCGGGCCGAGGCCGAGGGTAAGGTGCAGGTCGTCAACAAGGACGGCTACGCCGTGCTCATGGACAAGGACGAGTACGAGGAGTACGAGTCCCGCCGTCGCCTCGGACAGGCGGCCCGGGACGAGCTCGCCCGCCGCGCCGCCGCCGGCACCGACCGGGCCGACGACCCCGCCGGCACCGCCGGTGCGGACGGACCGGAGCGCCGGGCCGACGACCACGGCCCCGGCACCGACGGCGACGCCCCGCGCTGA
- a CDS encoding excinuclease ABC subunit UvrA has product MIRVHDAHLRNLRHVDVELPRDCTVAVTGVSGSGKSSLAFGTLHGEAQRRYMESVAPFARHLIGSAVNPQVASVEGLPPTVALEQNRTAAGPRSTVGTVSTLSNTLRVLFSRCGTYPDRVRAAHGGRLDSDAFSPNTAAGMCPDCQGTGVVHEPTEETMVPDPSLSVDEGAIAAWPGAWLGKNFHDILVELGYPVDVPWRDIPEEDRRWILFTDEQPVVTVHPRRGAHQIQRTYEGTWRSVAVYLRQTLAETSSDTTRRRVLSFMSHSPCPTCGGRRLTADALAVTYLGLPIDEMGALPLSDLLTRCAERRDGITGGTAAADEAERLLLDEFVPTCRSVVELGLGHLTLDRPATTLSAGEHQRLRLSSQLRSGLFGVAYVLDEPSAGLHPVERRAVRRLVGTFVAGGNSVLLVEHDMELVAGADWVVDVGPRAGADGGRVLWSGSVDGLRETAVADPGTASPTARALAAGPLTLRATPRTPSSLVRVRGARARTVRDLDLDLGLGTFTAVTGLSGTGKTTLASVVLPAVLEGRHVPGDGAAGGTDGAADGGADGVPVSATSVSGAEAVDRVVRITQTPIGRTRRSCLATYTGLFDRVRRLFADTDDARERGWGVSRFSFNTAQGRCPTCNGEGRIEVELVFLPGSSTVCPDCHGARYTAETLEVRWNGLTVADVLDLTVVDAEDVFAGVPAVARALRALDAVGLGYLRLGQGSPELSGGEAQRIKLATELQRTQRGQSVYVLDEPTTGLHPADVELLTRELHRLVDAGNTVVVVEHDMTVVAGADRVLEMGPGAGDAGGRVIADGTPAEVARTDTPTGTVLRARSTAG; this is encoded by the coding sequence ATGATCCGGGTCCACGACGCCCACCTGCGCAACCTGCGCCACGTCGACGTGGAGCTGCCGCGCGACTGCACCGTGGCGGTGACGGGGGTGTCCGGGTCGGGGAAGTCCTCCCTCGCCTTCGGCACGCTCCACGGCGAGGCGCAGCGCCGGTACATGGAGTCCGTCGCACCCTTCGCCCGGCACCTCATCGGCTCCGCGGTCAACCCGCAGGTGGCGTCCGTCGAGGGCCTCCCCCCGACGGTCGCCCTGGAGCAGAACCGGACAGCGGCCGGCCCCCGGTCGACGGTGGGGACCGTCTCGACCCTGTCGAACACCCTCCGCGTCCTGTTCTCCCGCTGCGGCACCTACCCGGACCGCGTCCGCGCGGCCCACGGCGGCCGGCTGGACTCCGACGCGTTCTCCCCGAACACCGCGGCCGGCATGTGCCCCGACTGCCAGGGGACGGGCGTCGTCCACGAGCCGACCGAGGAGACGATGGTCCCCGACCCGTCGTTGTCCGTCGACGAGGGGGCGATCGCCGCGTGGCCCGGCGCGTGGCTGGGCAAGAACTTCCACGACATCCTCGTCGAACTCGGCTACCCGGTGGACGTGCCGTGGCGGGACATCCCGGAGGAGGACCGGCGGTGGATCCTCTTCACCGACGAGCAGCCGGTGGTGACGGTCCACCCGCGGCGGGGCGCGCACCAGATCCAGCGGACGTACGAGGGGACGTGGCGCAGTGTCGCGGTGTACCTGCGGCAGACCCTCGCGGAGACGTCGTCGGACACGACGCGGCGGCGCGTGCTGTCCTTCATGTCCCACTCGCCGTGCCCGACGTGCGGGGGCCGGCGGCTCACCGCGGACGCCCTCGCGGTGACGTACCTCGGCCTGCCCATCGACGAGATGGGCGCCCTGCCGCTGAGTGACCTGCTCACGCGGTGTGCGGAGCGCCGGGACGGGATCACCGGGGGCACCGCGGCGGCGGACGAGGCCGAGCGGCTGCTGCTCGACGAGTTCGTCCCGACGTGCCGGTCCGTCGTGGAGCTGGGGCTCGGCCACCTCACGCTCGACCGGCCGGCGACGACGCTCTCCGCGGGCGAGCACCAGCGGCTGCGGTTGTCGTCACAGCTCCGGTCCGGCCTGTTCGGCGTGGCGTACGTCCTCGACGAGCCGTCGGCGGGGCTGCACCCGGTCGAGCGCCGGGCGGTCCGGCGGCTGGTGGGGACGTTCGTCGCCGGCGGGAACAGCGTGCTGCTCGTCGAGCACGACATGGAGCTCGTGGCGGGCGCGGACTGGGTCGTCGACGTCGGGCCGCGGGCGGGGGCCGACGGCGGCCGCGTGCTGTGGTCGGGGTCGGTGGACGGCCTGCGGGAGACCGCGGTCGCGGACCCGGGGACGGCGTCGCCGACGGCGCGGGCCCTCGCCGCAGGGCCGTTGACCCTGCGTGCGACCCCGCGGACCCCGTCGTCGCTGGTCCGGGTGCGGGGTGCGCGGGCGCGCACCGTCCGGGACCTCGACCTCGACCTGGGGTTGGGGACGTTCACGGCGGTCACGGGGTTGTCGGGGACGGGGAAGACGACGCTCGCCTCCGTGGTGCTGCCCGCGGTGCTCGAGGGCCGGCACGTCCCCGGGGACGGCGCCGCCGGTGGCACGGACGGCGCGGCGGACGGTGGCGCGGACGGGGTGCCGGTCAGCGCGACGTCCGTGTCCGGGGCGGAGGCGGTGGACCGCGTCGTCCGGATCACCCAGACCCCGATCGGGCGGACCCGCAGGTCCTGCCTGGCGACGTACACCGGGCTGTTCGACCGGGTGCGCCGGCTGTTCGCGGACACCGACGACGCCCGCGAGCGGGGCTGGGGTGTCTCCCGGTTCTCCTTCAACACCGCGCAGGGCCGGTGCCCGACGTGCAACGGCGAAGGGCGGATCGAGGTCGAGCTGGTCTTCCTGCCGGGCAGTTCGACGGTGTGCCCGGACTGCCACGGCGCGCGGTACACCGCCGAGACCCTGGAGGTGCGCTGGAACGGGTTGACCGTCGCGGACGTGCTGGACCTCACGGTCGTCGACGCGGAGGACGTCTTCGCCGGGGTGCCGGCGGTGGCGCGGGCGTTGCGGGCGTTGGACGCGGTGGGCCTCGGCTACCTGCGGCTGGGGCAGGGTTCGCCGGAACTGTCCGGCGGCGAGGCGCAGCGGATCAAGCTCGCCACGGAGCTCCAGCGGACGCAGCGCGGGCAGTCGGTGTACGTCCTCGACGAGCCGACGACGGGCCTGCACCCGGCGGACGTCGAGCTGCTCACGCGGGAGCTCCACCGGCTCGTCGACGCCGGGAACACGGTCGTGGTCGTCGAGCACGACATGACGGTCGTCGCCGGCGCGGACCGGGTCCTGGAGATGGGCCCGGGGGCCGGGGACGCGGGCGGCCGGGTCATCGCCGACGGCACGCCCGCCGAGGTGGCCCGCACGGACACGCCGACCGGCACGGTGCTGCGGGCCCGGTCCACCGCCGGCTGA
- the ilvC gene encoding ketol-acid reductoisomerase has translation MAIEVFYDDDADLSIIQGRKVAVIGYGSQGHAHAQNLRDSGVEVCIGLREGSKSRPKAEEAGFTVKTAADAAAWADVVMLLAPDTSQAEIFEKDLAPNLGDGDALFFGHGLNIHFGLITPADNITIGMVAPKGPGHLVRRQFVDGKGVPCLIAVEQDPKGEGRDLALSYAAAIGGARAGVIPTTFREETETDLFGEQAVLCGGTEELVKTGFEVLTEAGYAPEMAYFEVLHELKLIVDLMFEGGIANMNYSVSDTAEFGGYLSGPRIIDAGTKERMKEVLEDIQNGTFVKRLVANIEGGNKELEDLRARSAQHPIETTGAKLRDLMSWVKNPLDATA, from the coding sequence ATGGCTATCGAGGTTTTCTACGACGACGACGCTGATCTGTCGATCATCCAGGGCCGCAAGGTGGCCGTCATCGGCTACGGCTCCCAGGGCCACGCCCACGCCCAGAACCTGCGCGACTCCGGCGTCGAGGTCTGCATCGGCCTCCGCGAGGGCTCGAAGTCCCGGCCCAAGGCCGAGGAGGCGGGCTTCACGGTGAAGACCGCCGCCGACGCCGCCGCGTGGGCCGACGTCGTCATGCTCCTCGCCCCGGACACCTCCCAGGCCGAGATCTTCGAGAAGGACCTCGCCCCGAACCTCGGTGACGGCGACGCCCTCTTCTTCGGCCACGGTCTCAACATCCACTTCGGCCTCATCACGCCGGCGGACAACATCACCATCGGCATGGTCGCCCCGAAGGGGCCGGGCCACCTCGTCCGCCGCCAGTTCGTCGACGGCAAGGGCGTGCCTTGCCTCATCGCCGTCGAGCAGGACCCGAAGGGGGAGGGGCGCGACCTCGCCCTGTCCTACGCCGCGGCGATCGGCGGCGCCCGCGCCGGCGTCATCCCGACGACCTTCCGTGAGGAGACCGAGACCGACCTCTTCGGCGAGCAGGCCGTGCTCTGCGGCGGCACCGAGGAGCTCGTGAAGACGGGCTTCGAGGTCCTCACCGAGGCCGGCTACGCGCCGGAGATGGCCTACTTCGAGGTGCTCCACGAGCTCAAGCTCATCGTGGACCTCATGTTCGAGGGCGGCATCGCGAACATGAACTACTCCGTCTCGGACACCGCGGAGTTCGGCGGCTACCTCTCCGGCCCGCGGATCATCGACGCCGGCACGAAGGAGCGCATGAAGGAGGTCCTCGAGGACATCCAGAACGGCACCTTCGTCAAGCGCCTCGTCGCGAACATCGAGGGCGGCAACAAGGAGCTCGAGGACCTGCGCGCCCGCAGCGCCCAGCACCCCATCGAGACCACCGGTGCGAAGCTGCGTGACCTCATGAGCTGGGTGAAGAACCCGCTCGACGCCACCGCGTAA